The Lysinibacillus pakistanensis genome includes a window with the following:
- a CDS encoding DAK2 domain-containing protein — MQSLDGIKFAEMVQMGAHHLFQNANYVDSLNVFPVPDGDTGTNMNLSMTSGAKETEHSASEHIGKTAQALSKGLLMGARGNSGVILSQLFRGFGKFIEKEAAIDAKGFAGAFQAGVDTAYKAVMKPVEGTILTVAREAAKKGVEVAETENDIIAVMEAFTAEAKASLERTPELLPVLKEVGVVDSGGQGLLFVYEGFLASLKGEPLPEKNEATLDDLINAEHHRAQDFMNTADIEFGYCTEIMVRFEEGKEPFSEEQFRNELNPLGDSLLVISDDEIAKVHIHSEQPGAVLAMGQKYGSLIKIKVDNMREQHSAIVGEDHRATTPVKKAEKHPYAIVTIAMGEGVAELLRSIGASYVIEGGQTMNPSTEDIVKAVQEIGAEKVLILPNNKNIVMAAEQAVELLDIEAAVVPTKTIPQGMAAILSFNPEATVDINQKAMTEAFANVKTGQVTYAVRDTSIDGIQIHKDDFMALAEGKIVLSTPALKDAAEKVITDLVDENAEIVTVIYGEDTSEENASELVKFIEENYPEVEIELFNGKQALYPYIISVE, encoded by the coding sequence ATGCAGTCTTTAGACGGAATAAAGTTTGCGGAAATGGTGCAAATGGGTGCTCATCACCTATTCCAAAATGCAAATTATGTTGATTCATTAAATGTATTTCCGGTGCCAGATGGCGATACCGGAACAAATATGAACTTATCGATGACATCTGGTGCCAAGGAAACAGAGCATTCTGCCTCAGAACATATTGGAAAAACAGCACAGGCTTTGTCAAAAGGTTTACTTATGGGAGCGCGTGGTAATTCTGGTGTTATTCTATCTCAGTTATTTAGAGGCTTTGGGAAGTTTATCGAAAAAGAGGCGGCAATTGACGCTAAGGGGTTTGCAGGTGCTTTCCAAGCTGGCGTAGATACAGCTTACAAAGCAGTCATGAAACCTGTTGAAGGTACGATTTTAACAGTTGCTCGTGAAGCGGCAAAAAAAGGCGTTGAAGTGGCTGAAACTGAAAACGATATCATTGCGGTGATGGAGGCATTTACAGCGGAAGCAAAAGCATCATTAGAACGTACACCTGAGTTACTACCAGTTCTTAAAGAAGTAGGTGTTGTTGATAGTGGTGGTCAAGGTCTTTTATTTGTGTATGAAGGATTTTTAGCTTCCTTGAAAGGTGAACCATTACCAGAGAAAAATGAAGCAACATTAGATGATTTAATCAATGCAGAACATCATAGGGCACAGGATTTCATGAATACAGCGGACATTGAATTCGGTTACTGTACGGAAATTATGGTCCGCTTTGAGGAAGGCAAAGAGCCTTTTAGTGAAGAACAATTTAGAAATGAGCTAAACCCATTAGGTGATTCTTTGTTGGTGATTTCAGATGATGAAATTGCGAAAGTGCATATCCATTCTGAGCAGCCAGGTGCTGTTTTAGCAATGGGGCAAAAATATGGCAGTCTTATTAAAATTAAGGTTGACAATATGCGTGAACAGCATTCTGCTATTGTTGGTGAGGATCATAGAGCAACAACTCCTGTTAAAAAGGCTGAGAAACATCCATATGCTATTGTAACTATTGCAATGGGTGAGGGCGTGGCTGAATTACTTCGTTCAATCGGTGCATCCTACGTCATCGAAGGTGGTCAAACAATGAACCCTTCAACTGAGGATATCGTGAAAGCTGTGCAAGAAATTGGTGCTGAAAAAGTGTTAATTTTACCAAATAACAAAAATATTGTCATGGCGGCAGAACAAGCAGTTGAGCTTCTAGATATTGAAGCGGCAGTAGTACCTACTAAAACTATTCCTCAAGGGATGGCAGCTATTTTATCGTTCAATCCAGAAGCAACAGTTGACATAAACCAAAAAGCAATGACAGAAGCGTTTGCTAACGTAAAAACTGGTCAAGTAACTTATGCAGTGCGTGATACATCTATAGATGGCATCCAAATTCATAAGGACGATTTCATGGCTCTTGCGGAAGGAAAAATTGTGTTATCTACACCAGCATTAAAAGATGCAGCTGAAAAGGTAATTACCGATTTAGTGGATGAAAATGCTGAAATTGTTACAGTTATTTACGGTGAAGATACATCGGAAGAAAATGCCTCAGAATTAGTGAAGTTTATTGAAGAGAACTATCCAGAAGTAGAAATTGAGTTATTTAATGGTAAACAAGCATTATATCCATATATTATTTCGGTAGAATAA
- a CDS encoding M20 metallopeptidase family protein yields the protein MEIHNLESLAKKAIDDRRYLHQYPELSGEEFETSKFIRNRLMELNIDILSFEPPSVVGWIRGTIGSKTIALRADIDALPIVEEGDKPYISKTPGIAHMCGHDGHTAILLAVAEWLSNNEVEPNIVLIFQSAEEITPSGADLLIKQGVLEGVDAIFGIHLWQGLEKGKIGLTHGSMMASVDDFEIDILGYGGHGSMPHETIDPIYIASNLIQSFQSIISRGINPIEAGVITVGKVQAGTTYNIIPDSARLIGTIRALTPETVTTIQTKMANLTEGICQAFGAKAEVRFIIGTPPLINDPKESSFVQDIICREFSHDVFEVVEPVMGGEDFSYYLQKKPGAFIFVGMGGEKSQYPHHHPQFDLDEDVFPKAIKLFIEIINQYK from the coding sequence ATGGAAATTCACAATTTAGAGTCTTTGGCGAAAAAAGCGATAGATGATAGACGATATCTTCATCAATATCCAGAACTATCTGGAGAGGAGTTTGAAACAAGCAAATTCATTCGAAATAGATTAATGGAGTTAAATATAGACATTTTGTCTTTTGAACCACCCAGTGTAGTTGGATGGATAAGAGGGACGATAGGTTCGAAAACGATTGCCCTAAGAGCAGACATTGATGCGCTTCCGATTGTTGAGGAAGGGGATAAACCATACATCTCTAAAACACCCGGAATTGCTCATATGTGTGGTCATGACGGTCATACAGCTATTTTATTAGCAGTTGCTGAATGGCTATCAAACAATGAAGTTGAACCAAATATTGTTCTTATATTCCAATCGGCTGAGGAAATTACCCCTAGTGGAGCAGATTTGCTGATTAAACAGGGTGTTTTAGAGGGAGTAGATGCAATTTTTGGTATTCATTTATGGCAGGGGTTAGAGAAGGGGAAAATTGGGTTAACACATGGATCAATGATGGCTTCCGTTGATGATTTTGAGATTGACATTCTAGGGTATGGAGGTCATGGATCAATGCCACATGAAACAATTGATCCTATCTATATTGCAAGTAATTTAATCCAATCTTTTCAGAGTATAATAAGTCGAGGTATCAATCCGATTGAGGCAGGGGTTATTACTGTAGGAAAGGTTCAGGCTGGTACGACTTATAATATTATTCCTGATTCGGCGAGATTAATAGGTACAATAAGGGCGTTAACTCCTGAAACAGTTACAACGATTCAGACAAAAATGGCCAATTTAACTGAGGGAATCTGTCAAGCCTTCGGAGCAAAAGCGGAGGTTCGTTTTATAATAGGGACGCCACCGCTTATAAATGACCCAAAGGAATCAAGTTTCGTGCAAGATATTATTTGCAGAGAATTTAGTCATGACGTATTTGAAGTAGTTGAGCCTGTGATGGGTGGAGAAGATTTCTCCTACTATTTACAGAAAAAACCTGGAGCGTTTATTTTTGTTGGTATGGGCGGAGAAAAAAGTCAATATCCACATCACCACCCTCAATTTGATCTTGATGAGGATGTATTTCCAAAGGCAATTAAGCTGTTTATTGAGATTATAAACCAATATAAATAA
- the recG gene encoding ATP-dependent DNA helicase RecG, giving the protein MTDLTSPVTGLKGIGKETAGHLEALGIETIADLLWTFPHRHEDFRLKDLAQTPHNERVTVECKVEREPTILFLGRNKSRLQVTVLAGRHLVKVVFFNQGYLKQKLIPGAIITVTGKWDRGRQVINGTSVTFGPKTEQVDFEPVYSLKGLIPQKRFRKYIRQALDDIGAEIPDAIPLHIQEAYKLAPIADGLEGIHFPLDAGHAKQARRRFAYEELLFFQLRIQALRKIRKDSEHGTIIQYDLQKLRAFIASLPYELTAAQKRVVNEICKDLKEPHRMNRLLQGDVGSGKTVVAAICLYGAVTAGFQGALMAPTEILAEQHAENLTEWFEPFGVRVALLSGSTKTKERRLLLEELANGSIDILIGTHALIQPDVIFSKLGFVITDEQHRFGVEQRRILRDKGDNPDVLFMTATPIPRTLAITAFGEMDVSIIDEMPAGRKQIETHWMKKELFGSVLSKLEMELAAGRQAYAICPLIEESDKLDVQNAVEIYEQLATYFSGRYHVGLMHGRLTADEKDAVMRAFSEGAIDVLVSTTVVEVGVNVPNATFMLVYDAERFGLAQLHQLRGRVGRGEHQSYCVLLADPKSDEGKERMQSMTETNDGFRLAEKDLELRGPGDFFGRKQSGLPDFKVADLVHDYRILETARKDAIEMLETDAFWQHDDYQALRAMLEQSGVLQGERFD; this is encoded by the coding sequence ATGACTGATTTAACGAGTCCAGTCACCGGATTAAAGGGAATCGGGAAGGAAACTGCAGGACATTTAGAGGCATTAGGCATCGAGACGATAGCAGATTTATTATGGACGTTTCCACATAGACATGAGGATTTTAGGTTAAAGGATTTGGCACAAACACCCCATAATGAGCGTGTGACTGTGGAGTGTAAAGTAGAGCGTGAGCCGACAATTTTGTTTTTAGGGCGCAATAAATCAAGATTACAGGTGACAGTGCTAGCAGGTCGCCATTTAGTAAAGGTTGTGTTTTTTAATCAAGGCTATTTAAAGCAAAAGCTTATTCCTGGAGCTATTATTACCGTCACAGGAAAGTGGGACAGAGGCAGACAGGTAATCAATGGAACATCTGTCACATTCGGTCCAAAGACAGAGCAGGTCGACTTTGAGCCTGTCTATAGCTTGAAGGGCCTTATTCCACAAAAACGATTTCGTAAATATATACGACAGGCGTTAGATGACATTGGTGCAGAGATACCTGATGCTATTCCATTACATATACAAGAGGCCTATAAGCTTGCTCCAATAGCTGATGGTCTTGAAGGAATTCATTTCCCTCTCGATGCAGGGCATGCAAAACAGGCTAGACGGCGCTTTGCCTATGAGGAGCTACTATTCTTTCAGCTACGTATTCAAGCTCTACGTAAAATTAGAAAGGATAGTGAGCATGGCACCATAATACAATATGATTTACAAAAACTGCGTGCTTTCATTGCATCGTTACCTTATGAATTAACTGCTGCCCAAAAACGTGTGGTTAATGAAATTTGCAAAGATCTGAAAGAACCACATCGTATGAATCGCTTGCTTCAGGGAGATGTAGGGTCAGGGAAAACAGTTGTTGCGGCAATTTGCCTCTACGGAGCCGTTACTGCAGGTTTTCAGGGAGCGTTGATGGCGCCGACAGAAATACTGGCAGAGCAACATGCTGAAAACTTGACAGAATGGTTTGAACCATTTGGTGTACGTGTCGCTTTACTATCAGGATCAACAAAAACAAAAGAGCGCCGCTTACTTTTAGAGGAGCTTGCTAATGGCAGTATTGATATTTTAATTGGGACACATGCACTTATTCAGCCGGATGTTATTTTTAGTAAACTTGGTTTTGTGATAACTGATGAACAGCATCGTTTTGGGGTTGAGCAGCGTAGAATTCTGCGTGATAAAGGAGATAATCCAGATGTGCTTTTTATGACGGCCACCCCTATTCCACGTACCCTTGCTATCACAGCGTTTGGGGAAATGGATGTTTCCATTATTGATGAAATGCCAGCGGGACGTAAACAGATTGAAACGCACTGGATGAAAAAAGAGCTATTTGGCTCTGTTCTATCAAAGCTTGAAATGGAACTTGCTGCTGGTAGGCAGGCATATGCGATTTGCCCGCTCATTGAGGAATCTGATAAACTTGATGTCCAAAATGCAGTTGAGATTTATGAGCAGCTCGCCACGTATTTTAGCGGACGATACCATGTTGGATTAATGCATGGTCGTCTGACAGCCGATGAAAAAGATGCTGTTATGCGTGCCTTTAGTGAGGGGGCAATAGATGTGCTTGTATCAACAACAGTTGTTGAGGTTGGTGTAAATGTACCGAATGCAACTTTTATGCTTGTTTATGATGCAGAACGCTTTGGACTAGCACAATTGCATCAGTTGCGGGGGCGTGTTGGACGTGGAGAGCACCAGTCATATTGTGTATTACTGGCTGACCCAAAATCAGATGAAGGGAAGGAGCGAATGCAGTCAATGACAGAAACGAATGATGGGTTCCGACTAGCTGAAAAAGATTTGGAGCTGCGTGGACCAGGTGATTTTTTTGGCCGGAAGCAAAGTGGTTTACCAGACTTTAAAGTAGCAGATTTAGTGCATGATTATCGTATCCTTGAGACTGCGAGAAAAGATGCTATCGAGATGCTTGAGACGGATGCTTTTTGGCAGCATGATGACTATCAGGCTTTACGGGCAATGCTTGAGCAATCAGGCGTATTGCAGGGGGAACGCTTTGATTAA
- the sdaAA gene encoding L-serine ammonia-lyase, iron-sulfur-dependent, subunit alpha: protein MDVLFHNVRELVERAEQEGKLISEIMIEQEVLITGRSREEIMGQMDRNLTVMEEAVERGLKGVQSVTGLTGGDAVLLQTYIAQGKSLSGDLLLDAVSKAVATNEVNAAMGTICATPTAGSAGVVPGTLFAVKNKLNPTREQMIRYLFTSGAFGFVVANNASISGAAGGCQAEVGSAAGMAAAAIVEMAGGTPQQCSEAFAITLKNMLGLVCDPVAGLVEVPCVKRNAMGAANSLVAADMALAGVTSRIPCDEVIGAMYRIGQSMSPNLKETARGGLAATPTGKAISKAILENGGLQSIKAIQ, encoded by the coding sequence ATGGACGTATTGTTTCATAATGTTCGTGAACTTGTTGAACGAGCAGAGCAAGAGGGAAAACTAATTTCAGAAATTATGATTGAACAGGAAGTGCTAATAACGGGACGCTCACGAGAAGAAATTATGGGGCAAATGGATCGTAATTTAACGGTCATGGAGGAAGCTGTTGAACGTGGCTTAAAAGGTGTACAGTCCGTAACTGGCTTAACTGGTGGAGATGCCGTATTGCTTCAAACTTATATAGCGCAAGGAAAATCATTATCTGGTGATTTATTATTAGATGCTGTCAGCAAAGCAGTTGCAACGAATGAGGTTAATGCAGCAATGGGAACAATATGTGCAACACCAACCGCTGGCTCAGCTGGGGTTGTACCAGGTACATTATTTGCTGTCAAAAATAAGTTAAATCCAACGCGTGAGCAAATGATTCGCTATTTATTTACTTCAGGTGCATTCGGCTTTGTGGTTGCCAATAATGCATCCATTTCTGGTGCTGCTGGTGGCTGCCAAGCAGAGGTTGGCTCAGCAGCAGGTATGGCTGCGGCAGCTATCGTTGAAATGGCTGGTGGTACACCACAACAATGTTCTGAAGCTTTTGCCATTACACTTAAAAATATGCTAGGTCTTGTATGTGATCCTGTCGCTGGGTTAGTGGAAGTTCCATGTGTAAAACGAAATGCAATGGGAGCCGCTAATTCACTTGTGGCAGCTGATATGGCCCTCGCTGGCGTCACAAGTCGTATCCCGTGCGATGAAGTAATTGGGGCAATGTATCGAATCGGACAATCTATGAGTCCTAATCTAAAAGAAACTGCTCGAGGCGGCTTGGCTGCCACACCTACAGGAAAAGCCATTAGTAAAGCAATTCTAGAAAATGGTGGATTACAAAGTATTAAAGCGATTCAATAG
- the sdaAB gene encoding L-serine ammonia-lyase, iron-sulfur-dependent subunit beta, which translates to MKFTSVFDIIGPVMIGPSSSHTAGAARIGRVARDLFGRQPKWAKIHLYGSFAETYRGHGTDVALIGGLLNFDTFDERIKTAFAEAEKAGLDYEFIPETANTEHPNTARLVIGDDEGEMSVVGISIGGGKIEVSEVNGFKLRLTGGMPAILVVHDDRAGCIANVANCLAMHDVNIGHMEVSRIERGLTALMVIEVDQNIEEKVLQQISLIPHITKVSKINN; encoded by the coding sequence ATGAAGTTTACTTCAGTATTTGATATTATTGGACCTGTTATGATTGGGCCTTCCTCCTCTCATACGGCAGGGGCAGCTCGTATTGGACGTGTTGCTAGAGATCTATTTGGTAGACAGCCAAAGTGGGCAAAAATCCACCTATATGGATCATTTGCTGAAACGTATAGAGGTCATGGAACTGATGTTGCATTAATCGGAGGTCTTTTAAACTTTGATACATTTGATGAGCGAATTAAAACAGCCTTTGCTGAAGCCGAAAAAGCTGGGCTAGATTATGAATTTATCCCAGAAACAGCAAATACTGAGCATCCAAATACTGCGCGTCTTGTCATAGGTGATGATGAGGGAGAAATGTCTGTCGTTGGTATTTCTATTGGCGGCGGTAAAATTGAAGTAAGTGAAGTAAACGGTTTCAAGCTACGTTTAACTGGGGGAATGCCAGCCATTCTTGTAGTACATGATGATCGGGCAGGCTGTATTGCCAATGTTGCTAATTGCTTAGCGATGCATGATGTTAACATTGGTCATATGGAGGTTTCACGTATAGAGAGAGGATTAACGGCTCTGATGGTTATTGAAGTCGATCAAAATATAGAGGAAAAAGTATTGCAACAAATTTCATTAATACCACATATTACGAAGGTATCAAAAATTAACAACTAG